CCGTGCACCACAATCGGATGCATGCCGATGTATTTTAAAAGCGTGATATCTTCCATGACGGAGTTTTTTAATTCTCCGTTAATCATGGCGTTACCGCCGTATTTGATGACAACGGTTTTATCATAGAATTTCTGGATGTAGGGCATTGCTTCCACCAGAATTTTCGCTTTATGAATCAGTTTTTCCATATCCATTTTCTTTGGCACCTCTTCTTATAAGTAGAATCCGGGACTTGCCAGCCCGGTGGTTTCGGGTAAATCAAACATCAGGTTCATATTCTGCACTGCCTGACCTGCAGCGCCTTTGTTTAAATTATCGGTGGTGGAAATCACAACCACACGGCGCAAACGTTTATCCACGGTCAGACCAATATCAATATAGTTAGACCCTGCTACGTGATTAGATTCGGGAATTTTGCCTGCATCGTAAATTCGAACGAAGGGACAGTTTTCGTAAAACTTACGGTAAACATCCAAAAGCTGTTCTTCGGTGTAATCATCGGTCATATTCATGTAAATGGTGGCATAGATCCCGCGTTTCATGGGTACTAAGTGAGGAGTGAAACTGATCATCACGTCCTGACCTGCCAGTTTGGAATATTCCTGCTCAATTTCAGAGGTGTGGCGGTGGGTTGCGATTTTATAGGCTTTCATATTTTCGGTACACTCACAGAAATGGTAATCCAGATGGATTCCTCTGCCTGCACCGGTTACCCCTGATTTCGCATCTACAATAATATTTTCATGGGAAACAAATCCGCCTCTGATAAGGGGTGCTGCACCTAAAATAGAGGTGGTAGTGTAGCAACCGGGGTTTCCGATTAAACGAGCTTTTTTTATTTTTTCACGGTACAGTTCACATAAACCGTACACCGATTCTTTTAACAGTTCGGGATTTTTATGAGTGGTTTTATACCATTCTTCATACACTTTCACGTCATCGTAACGGTAGTCACCGCTTAAATCGATCACACGAAGACCTGCATTATATAAATTGCCGATGACCATATCGGAAGCACCGTGCGGCAGAGAGGTAAACACCACATCACATTTTTTTGCAATTTCTTCCACATTGAGTTCTTCCAACACGATATCACAAATTCCTTTTAAATGGGGGTAGATGGTGGAAATCTTTTCCCCTGCAGTACTGCCGGAAACCAAAGTGGTCACTTCCACTTCGGGATGATTTAACAGTAATCTTAATAATTCAATTCCTGCATATCCTGTTACGCCTAAAATACCGGCTCTAATCATAACTATATTCCTCCTATGCTTTGCTACGGGCTTTCGCTCTTAATTGGTTGTTTAAAATTCGTTTACGGATACGAAGACTTTCGGGAGTAACTTCCAGAAGTTCGTCATCTGCCAAGAATTCCAAAGATGCTTCTAAGCTATACACGGTAGGCGGTGTAAGCTTTAAGGCATCATCACTACCGGATGCGCGGGTGTTGGTCAGCTGTTTTTTCTTACAAACATTTACGTTGATATCTTCCTGCTTGGGAGTGAAACCAACTACCATCCCTTCATACACCTTGGTACCTGCTCCGATAAAGAGAGTACCTCTCTCCTGAGCGTTGTATAAACCGTAGGTTACAGCGGTGCCTGTTTCAAAAGCTACTAAGGAACCTGTGAAACGTTTGGTGATATCACCTTTATGTTCCTGATACTCGTGGAAGATGGTGTTTAAAATCCCCTCACCCTTGGTATCGGTTAAAAATTCGCTTCTGTAGCCGAATAAGCCACGGGAAGGAATGATAAATTCAATTCTCATACGGTTGCCAACGGGCGCCATATGGGTCAATTCCGCTTTGCGAAGACCCATTTTTTCCATCACGGAACCAACACAGTCTTCCGGAACATCAATCACTAATTTTTCGGTGGGTTCATAAATTTTTCCGTCAATTTCTTTTAACAGTACTCTGGGAGTGGAAACGGCAAATTCAAAACCTTCACGTCTCATCGTTTCAATCAAAATGGAAAGATGCATTTCGCCGCGTCCCGATACTAAGAAGCAGTCGGTGGTTTCCCCGTCTCTTACTCTTAAGGAAACGTCTTTTAACAGTTCTTTTTGCAGACGGTCACGAATCTGACGGGTGGTAACAAATTTACCCTCCTGCCCTGCAAAGGGACTATCATTTACCGAAAAAGTCATTTCTACGGTGGGTTCCCCGATTTTTACGAATTCCACCGGTTCCGGATTGGATACTGCGGCAATGGTTTCACCGATGGTGATATCTTCGATACCGGAGAAGTAAATAATATCCCCCACTTTGGCATCGGTAACCTGTTTTCTGTTTAAGCCGTCAAACTGGTAGAGATTTACCACTTTTCCTTTTCGGGGAGCACGACGATTGTGATAGTCGCAAACCA
This is a stretch of genomic DNA from Oscillospiraceae bacterium. It encodes these proteins:
- a CDS encoding N-acetyl-gamma-glutamyl-phosphate reductase, which encodes MIRAGILGVTGYAGIELLRLLLNHPEVEVTTLVSGSTAGEKISTIYPHLKGICDIVLEELNVEEIAKKCDVVFTSLPHGASDMVIGNLYNAGLRVIDLSGDYRYDDVKVYEEWYKTTHKNPELLKESVYGLCELYREKIKKARLIGNPGCYTTTSILGAAPLIRGGFVSHENIIVDAKSGVTGAGRGIHLDYHFCECTENMKAYKIATHRHTSEIEQEYSKLAGQDVMISFTPHLVPMKRGIYATIYMNMTDDYTEEQLLDVYRKFYENCPFVRIYDAGKIPESNHVAGSNYIDIGLTVDKRLRRVVVISTTDNLNKGAAGQAVQNMNLMFDLPETTGLASPGFYL
- the typA gene encoding translational GTPase TypA; translation: MIREDLRNIAIIAHVDHGKTTLVDEMLKQGGVYRENQVVEERVMDNNALERERGITILAKNTAVHYKDTKINIIDTPGHADFSGEVERVLKMVNGVVLLVDAAEGPMPQTRFVLQKALELGHRIIVVINKIDKPDARLDEVGEEVLELLLELDANDEQLDSPIIYCSGRAGTASYSPNVAGKDLSVLFEKIVSYIPAPEGDENGDLQVLVSSIDYNDYVGRVAIGRVERGAVKQNQEVMVCDYHNRRAPRKGKVVNLYQFDGLNRKQVTDAKVGDIIYFSGIEDITIGETIAAVSNPEPVEFVKIGEPTVEMTFSVNDSPFAGQEGKFVTTRQIRDRLQKELLKDVSLRVRDGETTDCFLVSGRGEMHLSILIETMRREGFEFAVSTPRVLLKEIDGKIYEPTEKLVIDVPEDCVGSVMEKMGLRKAELTHMAPVGNRMRIEFIIPSRGLFGYRSEFLTDTKGEGILNTIFHEYQEHKGDITKRFTGSLVAFETGTAVTYGLYNAQERGTLFIGAGTKVYEGMVVGFTPKQEDINVNVCKKKQLTNTRASGSDDALKLTPPTVYSLEASLEFLADDELLEVTPESLRIRKRILNNQLRAKARSKA